From the genome of Mycoplasma putrefaciens KS1, one region includes:
- a CDS encoding Hsp33 family molecular chaperone HslO, whose protein sequence is MDLSIRAISEKYNLKISIVDISESIKKIVNLQKTNIFASIVLAKFTAANALIGMESKNNEKTLSNWTTNNGAVKTMITEFQNNQLRTYVQNRDFNPTDYINIVDKDPIKAIAGNNGFLIVKRDLGLKEPYVSNIEIEFGNVDYDFTKYWTKSSQTNSFIVTECEIDQDLNVKKVVGMMVQMLPNHSIDDEKLIAEKLGNTKYVKDVLLKSTNYQSLIKEIINDAEILEQNKVIFKCTCSFEKSLNSFKLLSKQELKEIVKENKDAEVTCNFCNQNRLITPDQIATLLN, encoded by the coding sequence ATGGATCTAAGTATTAGAGCAATAAGTGAAAAATATAATCTAAAAATTTCAATTGTAGATATTTCTGAGTCAATTAAAAAAATAGTTAATCTTCAAAAAACAAATATCTTTGCTAGTATTGTTTTAGCTAAGTTTACTGCGGCTAATGCTTTAATTGGAATGGAATCAAAAAATAATGAAAAAACTCTTTCAAATTGAACGACTAATAATGGAGCAGTAAAAACCATGATAACTGAGTTTCAAAATAACCAGTTAAGAACTTATGTACAAAACAGAGATTTTAATCCAACTGATTATATAAATATTGTTGATAAAGATCCTATTAAAGCGATTGCTGGAAATAACGGATTTTTAATAGTTAAAAGAGATTTAGGTTTAAAAGAACCTTATGTTTCAAATATTGAAATTGAATTTGGAAATGTAGATTATGACTTTACTAAATATTGGACAAAATCATCACAAACAAACTCATTTATTGTCACTGAATGTGAGATTGATCAAGATTTAAATGTTAAAAAAGTTGTTGGGATGATGGTGCAAATGTTACCAAATCATAGCATTGATGATGAAAAATTAATTGCTGAAAAACTAGGTAATACAAAATATGTAAAAGATGTTTTACTAAAATCTACTAATTACCAATCACTAATTAAAGAGATAATTAATGATGCTGAAATTCTAGAACAAAACAAAGTTATTTTTAAATGTACCTGTTCATTTGAAAAGTCACTAAATTCATTTAAATTACTATCAAAACAAGAACTAAAAGAAATTGTTAAAGAAAATAAAGATGCTGAAGTTACTTGTAATTTTTGTAACCAAAATCGTTTGATTACCCCAGACCAGATAGCAACTTTACTCAATTAA
- the ftsH gene encoding ATP-dependent zinc metalloprotease FtsH, producing MDKKKRRTTLWFWIILILAVILIFFIISMTAAGSTQNLSLEQLNNLFKEGKPFNNLVLQKYAYGTDVITGWFFNGAGWTKFVVNTSDDGIKSLGPSFSNWIFGSNTTVYKNSSWTSVLSSLLPMIILIVFYVGLFYFIFKSGAAGAGGANGLFGMGKNRARREKSNVRFTDVAGIEEEKGELVELVDYLKQPAKYASAGARAPKGVLMEGPPGTGKTLLAKAVAGEAGVSFFSIAGSEFEEMFVGVGASRVREMFNEAKKSAPAIIFIDEIDAVGRKRNSGIGTGTNEQTLNQLLVEMDGFETNSGIIVMAATNRVDVLDPALLRPGRFDRVIQVSLPDIKEREQILKLHARNKKVDASVDWHRVAERTPGFSGAQLENVLNEAAILMVREGKTIISIKEVDEAIDRVVGGPAKKSRAMTLQDKEVVSYHESGHALIGLKLDSASKVQKVTIIPRGHAGGYTIMTPKDETLFSSKSDLYAMIAGYLGGRAAEEIKFGKDKVTTGAHDDFDKATAIARRMVMQFGMSELGITKFLTMAEEAYGKMEGSYSEETAAKIDAEVARILEESYKLAIKIIKENMDTLELLAESLRVLETITAEQIDYINTHKKLPEAVLYEKEKYAKEQEKINAGKIIELDINDIKKETEQVESLVEPTAKKPKKTSTSKNKEEQSSKALDKLNDNNKKEEVE from the coding sequence ATGGATAAGAAAAAAAGAAGAACGACCCTATGATTTTGAATTATTCTTATTTTAGCTGTGATACTGATCTTTTTTATTATTAGTATGACTGCTGCTGGATCAACTCAGAACTTGAGTCTTGAGCAACTAAATAACCTTTTTAAAGAAGGAAAACCTTTTAATAATTTAGTTTTACAAAAATATGCTTATGGCACAGATGTAATTACAGGATGATTTTTTAATGGAGCTGGTTGAACTAAATTTGTTGTAAATACAAGTGATGATGGTATTAAATCACTAGGACCAAGTTTTTCCAACTGAATTTTTGGTTCAAATACAACAGTTTATAAAAACTCATCATGAACATCAGTTCTTTCTTCATTATTACCAATGATTATTTTAATAGTTTTTTATGTTGGTCTATTCTACTTTATATTTAAAAGTGGAGCTGCTGGCGCAGGTGGTGCTAACGGATTATTTGGAATGGGCAAAAACCGAGCAAGAAGAGAAAAATCAAATGTTAGATTTACTGATGTTGCTGGGATTGAAGAAGAAAAAGGCGAACTAGTAGAATTAGTAGATTATCTAAAACAACCCGCTAAATATGCTTCAGCAGGAGCAAGAGCTCCAAAGGGAGTTTTAATGGAAGGTCCACCAGGAACAGGTAAAACTTTACTAGCTAAAGCGGTTGCTGGAGAAGCAGGAGTTTCATTCTTTTCAATAGCAGGTTCTGAATTTGAAGAGATGTTTGTTGGAGTTGGTGCCAGCCGTGTTAGAGAAATGTTTAATGAAGCTAAAAAATCAGCACCAGCAATTATTTTTATTGATGAAATTGATGCTGTAGGTCGTAAACGTAACTCAGGAATCGGAACAGGAACTAACGAACAAACTTTAAACCAATTACTAGTTGAGATGGATGGTTTTGAAACTAACTCAGGAATTATTGTTATGGCTGCAACTAACCGTGTAGATGTTTTAGATCCAGCTTTACTAAGACCAGGTCGTTTTGATAGGGTTATCCAAGTATCTCTTCCAGACATTAAAGAACGTGAACAAATTCTAAAATTACATGCAAGAAATAAAAAAGTTGACGCAAGTGTTGACTGACATAGAGTTGCTGAAAGAACACCGGGATTTTCAGGAGCACAACTTGAAAACGTTTTAAATGAAGCTGCCATTTTAATGGTTAGAGAAGGAAAAACTATTATTTCAATCAAAGAAGTTGATGAAGCTATTGATAGAGTGGTTGGTGGGCCAGCTAAAAAATCTCGTGCAATGACACTGCAAGATAAAGAAGTTGTTTCTTATCATGAATCTGGTCATGCACTAATTGGATTAAAATTAGATAGCGCTTCAAAAGTGCAAAAAGTTACAATTATTCCTCGTGGACATGCCGGAGGTTATACAATTATGACTCCGAAAGATGAAACATTATTCTCATCTAAAAGTGATCTATATGCAATGATTGCTGGGTATTTAGGTGGTCGTGCTGCTGAAGAAATTAAGTTTGGAAAAGACAAAGTAACTACTGGAGCTCACGATGATTTTGATAAAGCAACTGCTATAGCAAGAAGAATGGTAATGCAATTTGGTATGTCTGAATTGGGAATTACTAAGTTTCTAACAATGGCTGAAGAAGCTTATGGAAAAATGGAAGGAAGTTATTCTGAAGAAACAGCAGCTAAAATTGATGCTGAAGTAGCTAGAATTTTAGAAGAGTCATATAAATTAGCTATAAAAATTATTAAAGAAAATATGGATACTTTAGAATTACTTGCTGAATCATTAAGAGTCTTAGAAACTATTACTGCTGAGCAAATTGATTATATTAACACTCATAAAAAACTACCTGAAGCTGTGCTATATGAAAAAGAAAAATATGCCAAAGAACAAGAAAAAATTAATGCAGGTAAAATCATCGAATTAGATATTAATGATATTAAAAAAGAAACTGAGCAAGTTGAAAGCCTAGTTGAACCAACTGCTAAAAAACCAAAAAAGACAAGTACTTCAAAAAATAAAGAAGAACAAAGTTCTAAAGCTTTAGATAAGTTAAATGATAATAATAAAAAAGAGGAAGTTGAATAA
- a CDS encoding MurR/RpiR family transcriptional regulator — MKVASTISKLKQLAKDQDSNAKITSEKILDNIELVSNSNISKVAELIYTSPATIIRFCKNYLNLSGFSELQTLLRIYLSEQDEIEKEHKFILKYSEIIEIIDQTDNLSELQEIDKIAKAILQAQTICIIVHDLSVEYLAIDLVEKINLLGLSAIVIAQQKQLDYYSKISDQNWLFIVISHNKENMTFQKKLEKIYNSNSVIALFSMNQASDFSQLANYWVKFALIDPDNKDFDTISPLYIVELLINRIVKTDQKRFKKMTKILKI; from the coding sequence ATGAAAGTAGCAAGCACTATTTCAAAACTTAAACAGTTAGCAAAAGATCAAGATTCTAATGCCAAAATTACAAGTGAAAAAATTTTAGATAACATTGAACTAGTATCAAATTCAAACATTTCTAAAGTTGCTGAATTAATATACACTTCTCCTGCAACTATTATTAGGTTTTGTAAAAATTATTTAAACTTATCAGGATTTAGCGAACTTCAAACTCTTTTACGTATTTATTTAAGTGAACAAGATGAAATTGAAAAAGAGCACAAATTTATATTAAAATACAGTGAAATTATTGAAATTATTGATCAAACTGACAATTTAAGTGAGCTGCAAGAGATAGATAAAATTGCTAAAGCCATTCTTCAAGCACAAACTATTTGTATTATTGTTCATGACTTAAGTGTTGAATATCTGGCAATTGATTTGGTAGAAAAAATCAATTTATTAGGGTTATCTGCAATTGTTATTGCTCAACAAAAACAATTAGACTATTATTCAAAAATATCTGATCAAAATTGATTGTTTATAGTTATTTCACATAATAAAGAGAATATGACTTTTCAAAAAAAGCTTGAAAAAATCTATAATAGTAATTCAGTTATTGCTTTATTTTCTATGAACCAAGCAAGCGATTTTTCACAATTAGCTAATTATTGAGTTAAGTTTGCTTTAATAGATCCAGATAATAAAGATTTTGATACTATTTCTCCGCTTTATATTGTTGAGCTATTAATTAACAGAATTGTTAAAACAGATCAAAAACGTTTTAAGAAGATGACTAAAATCTTAAAAATTTAG
- the tilS gene encoding tRNA lysidine(34) synthetase TilS — MNDLSIDITKKYLVAVSGGADSIFMLDQLIKIIDNKNIVVCHVNYNYRSDSNFDQQLVTDFCKQNNLQLEVLNVKQNYSELKNNFESWARFKRYDFFNKIANQYKIFDLLVAHNYNDLIETYLLQKQRNSLVSYYGLKSITKYKDLTIYRPILAVKKSYIINYLNESKINYITDWTNDDLKFQRNKIRSTLNENDFESILNQIKIDNLKLEKINQIVDNFLDENLVNDELELTKQLYEFDHQVVQRIIYNYFKKINKEHLLINRSNKTIVEITKTLISSKKNFWKITLNNFSLIKDYNKLFIIANDSLKTKTLEINNLDDLANQTLFNNISELEKIIIDQKKFSYIITNDFEKYKLETTVDHKKTNRYFIDKKIRYKSRILNPVLYNKKDKIILNKIKKYY; from the coding sequence ATGAATGATCTAAGTATTGATATTACAAAAAAATATTTAGTTGCTGTTTCAGGTGGAGCTGACAGTATTTTTATGTTAGATCAACTTATAAAAATCATTGATAATAAAAACATAGTAGTTTGTCATGTAAATTATAATTACAGAAGTGATTCAAATTTTGATCAACAATTAGTTACTGATTTTTGTAAACAAAATAACTTACAACTAGAAGTGCTAAACGTAAAGCAAAATTATTCAGAATTAAAAAACAATTTTGAATCTTGAGCAAGATTTAAAAGATATGATTTTTTTAACAAGATTGCTAATCAGTATAAAATTTTTGATCTATTAGTTGCACATAATTATAATGATTTAATAGAAACTTATTTACTACAAAAACAAAGAAACAGTCTAGTCAGTTATTATGGCTTAAAATCAATAACAAAATATAAAGATCTAACTATTTATAGACCAATACTAGCTGTTAAAAAAAGCTATATTATTAACTATTTAAATGAAAGCAAAATTAACTACATAACTGATTGAACTAACGATGATCTTAAATTCCAACGTAATAAAATAAGATCGACCTTAAACGAAAATGATTTTGAAAGTATCTTAAATCAAATCAAGATTGATAATTTAAAGTTGGAAAAAATTAATCAAATCGTTGACAACTTTTTAGATGAGAATTTAGTAAATGATGAACTAGAATTAACTAAACAACTTTATGAGTTTGATCATCAAGTTGTGCAAAGAATTATTTATAACTATTTTAAGAAAATCAATAAAGAACATTTATTAATAAATCGAAGTAATAAAACAATTGTTGAAATTACTAAAACCTTAATTAGTTCTAAAAAAAACTTTTGAAAGATAACTTTAAATAATTTTAGCTTAATAAAAGACTATAATAAACTGTTTATAATTGCTAACGATTCATTAAAAACTAAAACTCTCGAAATTAATAATCTAGATGATTTAGCAAACCAAACACTTTTTAATAACATTTCTGAACTAGAAAAAATCATTATTGATCAAAAAAAATTTAGCTACATAATTACTAATGATTTTGAAAAATATAAGTTAGAAACAACAGTTGATCATAAAAAGACCAATAGATATTTTATAGACAAAAAGATTAGATATAAATCGAGAATTTTGAATCCGGTTTTATATAATAAAAAAGATAAAATAATCTTAAATAAAATTAAAAAATATTACTAA
- a CDS encoding ABC transporter ATP-binding protein, whose amino-acid sequence MADQIKNHDRDFINITQTEEFEDGVKGLKQKLKLQKKLTSKYSKDILNKGFVVTTQNHVPNLDKHIIELKNVKKSYITGDLETPVLKGIDIKLDKSDFIVILGPSGSGKTTFLNIISGLDKASEGDVFILGSNLSLLKDSHMTKFRRRTVGFVFQQYNLLTNLTSKENAEVGENLAKSKGGMTIEEIFETIGMKEQMNKYPHQMSGGQQQRVSIARALAKNPDILFADEPTGALDEEMGRKVLEILVKVNREYKTTIIVVTHNPNIAKIANTVIHIRNGVIDKLERNPNPADPKTIDWS is encoded by the coding sequence ATGGCAGATCAAATTAAAAATCATGATCGTGATTTTATTAATATCACTCAAACAGAAGAGTTTGAAGATGGTGTTAAGGGTTTAAAACAAAAGCTAAAGCTTCAAAAAAAATTAACAAGTAAATATTCAAAAGATATCTTAAATAAGGGTTTTGTTGTTACAACACAAAATCATGTTCCTAACTTAGATAAACACATTATAGAATTAAAAAATGTTAAAAAATCTTACATCACAGGAGATTTAGAAACTCCAGTTTTAAAGGGAATTGATATTAAATTAGATAAATCTGATTTTATTGTTATTTTAGGACCATCTGGATCAGGTAAAACTACCTTTTTAAATATCATTTCAGGATTGGATAAGGCTAGCGAAGGTGATGTCTTTATCCTAGGTTCAAACTTATCATTGTTAAAAGACTCACATATGACCAAATTTAGAAGAAGAACAGTTGGGTTTGTTTTCCAACAATATAACTTACTAACTAACCTAACTTCTAAAGAAAATGCTGAAGTTGGAGAAAACTTAGCTAAGTCAAAAGGTGGAATGACAATCGAAGAAATTTTTGAAACAATTGGTATGAAAGAACAAATGAATAAATACCCCCACCAAATGTCGGGTGGGCAACAGCAACGTGTTTCTATTGCTAGAGCATTAGCAAAAAATCCAGACATTTTGTTTGCTGATGAACCAACAGGTGCCTTAGATGAAGAAATGGGTCGTAAAGTTCTAGAAATTTTAGTTAAAGTTAATAGAGAATATAAAACCACAATTATTGTTGTTACTCACAACCCAAATATTGCTAAAATTGCTAACACTGTTATTCATATTCGTAATGGGGTTATTGATAAACTTGAACGTAATCCAAATCCAGCTGATCCAAAAACAATTGACTGATCATAA